One Mauremys reevesii isolate NIE-2019 linkage group 5, ASM1616193v1, whole genome shotgun sequence genomic window carries:
- the PPP1R3B gene encoding protein phosphatase 1 regulatory subunit 3B isoform X1 codes for MRRARILDYFAPTPAMAVDIAMQLYLCSPPLRRERFACKIAPKANKPLRPCIQNSKAEFSEPGEAATSLRGNRVKKRVSFADSRGLALTMVKVFSEFDDPLDIPFNITELIDNIVGLTTVERDNFVLDFVQPSADYLDFRNRLQTDFVCLENCMLKDKAIVGTVKVKNLAFEKTLRIRMTFDTWKSFTDYPCQYVKDTYAGSDKDTFSFDICLPERIQSHERIEFAVYYECDGKVYWDSNRGLNYRIIQSELKSAREVSQPQAGPDFGIAFDQFGSPRCSYGLFPEWPSYSGYEKLGPYY; via the exons ATGCGCCGCGCCAG AATACTGGACTACTTTGCTCCTACACCAGCAATGGCTGTGGACATAGCCATGCAGCTGTATCTGTGTTCTCCACCCTTGAGAAGAGAGAGATTTGCTTGTAAAATCGCTCCAAAGGCAAACAAACCATTACGTCCCTGCATTCAGAACAGCAAGGCTGAGTTCAGTGAACCTGGAGAGGCGGCAACATCTCTCCGGGGAAATAGGGTGAAAAAGAGAGTTTCTTTTGCCGATAGCAGAGGCTTGGCTCTGACAATGGTTAAGGTGTTTTCAGAGTTTGATGACCCGTTAGATATTCCATTCAACATCACAGAGTTAATAGACAATATTGTGGGTCTGACGACAGTAGAGAGAGACAACTTTGTCTTGGATTTCGTACAGCCTTCTGCAGACTACTTGGACTTCAGAAATCGCCTTCAGACAGATTTTGTCTGCCTGGAAAACTGCATGCTAAAGGATAAAGCTATTGTGGGCACAGTGAAGGTTAAGAATCTTGCTTTCGAGAAGACTTTGAGAATCAGGATGACATTTGACACTTGGAAAAGCTTCACGGACTATCCGTGCCAATATGTCAAGGACACTTACGCAGGTTCAGACAAGGACACGTTTTCCTTTGATATCTGCTTGCCAGAGAGAATTCAATCCCATGAAAGAATCGAGTTTGCAGTCTATTACGAGTGTGATGGGAAAGTGTATTGGGACAGCAACAGAGGCCTGAATTACAGGATCATACAGTCTGAACTGAAATCTGCTCGGGAAGTCTCGCAGCCTCAGGCTGGACCTGATTTTGGCATTGCCTTTGATCAGTTTGGAAGTCCGAGGTGCTCCTATGGCTTGTTTCCTGAGTGGCCTAGCTATTCAGGGTATGAAAAGCTAGGGCCTTACTACTAA
- the PPP1R3B gene encoding protein phosphatase 1 regulatory subunit 3B isoform X2, producing MAVDIAMQLYLCSPPLRRERFACKIAPKANKPLRPCIQNSKAEFSEPGEAATSLRGNRVKKRVSFADSRGLALTMVKVFSEFDDPLDIPFNITELIDNIVGLTTVERDNFVLDFVQPSADYLDFRNRLQTDFVCLENCMLKDKAIVGTVKVKNLAFEKTLRIRMTFDTWKSFTDYPCQYVKDTYAGSDKDTFSFDICLPERIQSHERIEFAVYYECDGKVYWDSNRGLNYRIIQSELKSAREVSQPQAGPDFGIAFDQFGSPRCSYGLFPEWPSYSGYEKLGPYY from the coding sequence ATGGCTGTGGACATAGCCATGCAGCTGTATCTGTGTTCTCCACCCTTGAGAAGAGAGAGATTTGCTTGTAAAATCGCTCCAAAGGCAAACAAACCATTACGTCCCTGCATTCAGAACAGCAAGGCTGAGTTCAGTGAACCTGGAGAGGCGGCAACATCTCTCCGGGGAAATAGGGTGAAAAAGAGAGTTTCTTTTGCCGATAGCAGAGGCTTGGCTCTGACAATGGTTAAGGTGTTTTCAGAGTTTGATGACCCGTTAGATATTCCATTCAACATCACAGAGTTAATAGACAATATTGTGGGTCTGACGACAGTAGAGAGAGACAACTTTGTCTTGGATTTCGTACAGCCTTCTGCAGACTACTTGGACTTCAGAAATCGCCTTCAGACAGATTTTGTCTGCCTGGAAAACTGCATGCTAAAGGATAAAGCTATTGTGGGCACAGTGAAGGTTAAGAATCTTGCTTTCGAGAAGACTTTGAGAATCAGGATGACATTTGACACTTGGAAAAGCTTCACGGACTATCCGTGCCAATATGTCAAGGACACTTACGCAGGTTCAGACAAGGACACGTTTTCCTTTGATATCTGCTTGCCAGAGAGAATTCAATCCCATGAAAGAATCGAGTTTGCAGTCTATTACGAGTGTGATGGGAAAGTGTATTGGGACAGCAACAGAGGCCTGAATTACAGGATCATACAGTCTGAACTGAAATCTGCTCGGGAAGTCTCGCAGCCTCAGGCTGGACCTGATTTTGGCATTGCCTTTGATCAGTTTGGAAGTCCGAGGTGCTCCTATGGCTTGTTTCCTGAGTGGCCTAGCTATTCAGGGTATGAAAAGCTAGGGCCTTACTACTAA